The following are from one region of the Rosistilla carotiformis genome:
- the nusG gene encoding transcription termination/antitermination protein NusG produces the protein MDGEDKRDQDEQLDAAAAPGPAEGSSDAPAESEVSVTEELASGEAVGGSAKKAARKEEPAADPILEDDFEPRARRIKKPEVDVEDEILDPDDAPKDWYILKVAFNREETVRDAIIKQIKMSGMDGYFGEVLVPTEDIVEFNRSGKRKIVKRKLYPGYLMIYMHVNDDTWFLIRDTTGVSDFTGTAGKPAPMDPAEVERVIMTNDDGEDGEKQLKTSIPFKVGERVRVKEGNFQNQEGEVEKLDEANGRISVNINIFGRSVPVELDHWQVEPL, from the coding sequence GTGGACGGCGAAGATAAACGAGACCAGGACGAACAACTTGACGCCGCTGCGGCACCCGGGCCGGCGGAGGGTTCGTCTGACGCTCCTGCTGAATCCGAGGTCAGCGTAACCGAAGAGCTCGCATCGGGCGAAGCGGTTGGCGGTTCGGCAAAAAAGGCCGCACGCAAAGAAGAGCCCGCAGCGGATCCGATCCTCGAGGACGATTTTGAGCCGCGTGCACGGCGGATCAAAAAGCCCGAGGTCGATGTCGAAGACGAGATCCTCGATCCCGACGATGCGCCCAAGGATTGGTACATCCTGAAGGTCGCCTTCAATCGTGAAGAAACTGTCCGCGATGCGATCATCAAGCAGATCAAAATGTCCGGCATGGACGGCTACTTCGGGGAAGTGCTTGTCCCCACCGAAGACATTGTCGAGTTCAATCGCAGCGGAAAACGCAAGATCGTCAAACGGAAGCTCTATCCGGGCTACTTGATGATCTACATGCACGTCAACGACGACACCTGGTTCTTGATTCGTGATACCACGGGCGTCAGTGATTTCACCGGAACCGCGGGAAAGCCCGCGCCGATGGATCCCGCAGAAGTCGAGCGGGTGATCATGACGAATGACGACGGTGAAGATGGTGAAAAGCAACTCAAGACGTCGATACCGTTTAAGGTCGGCGAACGCGTTCGTGTGAAGGAAGGTAACTTCCAGAATCAGGAAGGCGAAGTTGAGAAACTGGATGAGGCAAACGGTCGCATCTCGGTTAATATCAATATTTTTGGCCGATCTGTGCCAGTAGAGCTTGACCATTGGCAGGTCGAACCGCTCTAG